The sequence TTGAATTGTGACTTTGATCAAGTGAGAGATTCCACGGGATTATTCAGGAATTAGTAATCATTGAAGGTAATCCCGCGGGCGCGCTGTTCTTCAGCGAATCGGATTTGCTCGATGGCGTGGGCGGggagtgggtggggggtggggatgaGGGGGGACTCAGCCCGAAAGCCGTTTTCGTCAGCGACGTAGCGGACCTCAGCGATGGTGCCGTCGGGAAGAAGGAATCTGTTGAACAAAATATATTATGATCAATatattttaataagtaaaatattacaaaagatatgtagtttcataaataaaatattatgtttcattttttttaaacaatatgattgaacaataatttgaaaaaaaaaaaaatagtttatcatATTTTTCAATTCGATATCATTAAGTCATCACGGAGGAACTACGAGAGAGAATGTACTTAAAGAATGTGACTACGAACAAAGAACATTCTCATGCTAAAATTGTTTCGAATATTCTTATCTGAAATAGCATCATAACTGTTAACAACTTGagtgcagcagagagagagagagagagagagagagagagagagagagagagagagataaggcaaCTTTTATTCCCTACCTGAAGGATCCCTCCATGTTGGTCTGCCCCTGGGAGCCTGAGAATCCCCTCCTGGATTCAACGATTCCATTCTCGGCCTCGAAGTCGTAGGCGAAGGCGCCGTTGCCCAAATCCTGACGGTCGTCCCTCAGGATGGCCACCTGGTTCGGCGGCTGCACGAACTGAGGGGCGGCGATGGCCACGGCGGCCAGGCAGGCGAGGATGACCTGCGGCAGGAGGAGGAGGGAGTCATGAAGAATTCGATGGTAGGTTACGACAGAGATTGTCTTCAAATCCAGAAAGATTGTCCAACCAAAGTTTTCATCAATAGTTACAATACTTTAAAAAGCAACTTAACTTCCGGTCGAATTTTGCTTTAATGAAGTTTCGATATAGGTTATTTTCATAGATAAAAGTTCCAATCTCAAATCTATTTAGTAACTCCTTACATCTCTatgcgtgtgttcgtgtgtgtgttcgtgcgtgtgttcACGCATATGCTAAATTAAGTTGTTTCTACACTGCTTTAAGAGtttctaaaaattaaaatttacCAGATGCTTCAGCCGTTTGAGAAGAGAAGTTGAACCATGTGATGAAATTGGCTGAATAAAGAGTGTGGGGATAATTAATGGTTGGTGAAGCCTTAATCTATAATCACAGGGAATATCCATTTCACTGTGGGAGATCTGATGATAAATTTTGACGTATAATTAGCTTTGGAAGAGGAAATGAAGATAGGTTCAATCTTTGATAAAAGTTGTGAtaagaatattttagaatatttgtatttttctaataAAACTTCAAGCAATATTAAGGAAAGCCAACGGAAGAATAAAttaggaaattattaaattaattgcaGACA comes from Palaemon carinicauda isolate YSFRI2023 chromosome 3, ASM3689809v2, whole genome shotgun sequence and encodes:
- the LOC137638629 gene encoding cuticle protein AM1199-like isoform X1; the protein is MKSVILACLAAVAIAAPQFVQPPNQVAILRDDRQDLGNGAFAYDFEAENGIVESRRGFSGSQGQTNMEGSFRFLLPDGTIAEVRYVADENGFRAESPLIPTPHPLPAHAIEQIRFAEEQRARGITFNDY
- the LOC137638629 gene encoding cuticle protein AM1199-like isoform X2 → MKSVILACLAAVAIAAPQFVQPPNQVAILRDDRQDLGNGAFAYDFEAENGIVESRRGFSGSQGQTNMEGSFRFRLPDGTIAEVRYVADENGFRAESPLIPTPHPLPAHAIEQIRFAEEQRARGITFNDY